The DNA segment GGTTACCAAATACAAAAAAGGAATTTATTAATAAGATTTCTAATTAAAAGACAAATTTATGAATAGTAATTTAAAACACCACTGTTCGTACCACATccacatgagggcgcccttgcatcacGCAGCCCAGCAGCACACACAGAGCTGTCAGAGTTTTCCAATTGTCCACACTGAGCGTATAAAGCGCCGCAGCAAATAGGGCACATCCACCGGTCTCACAGGACGAActctttcagcagagcaccagagcaaagcagcagggcctccttccacagcttggtccaaaatccgaaccgtccgtcacagcaatcagctgtaactcaataccaccccagagcgtcaagagcaccacaaactcagcagcgcaccaccaacaacagcccacacagaggtctctgtctTCACGGGAGCGTGGAAATGAACACGCCCAGACACCTGCAGTCACTCTCCAGAAAGAGAGAAGAGCACACACTACCTTCTTTCATAAGAAACACTCCCCTGCCCCAATTAactgcactcaatccaccagctgcacatcattaaggtcatccatctgctaccatgcaaagtgaaagtcaaacatcaacaacatccagaaacactgccgccttctctggacccgaactcatttgaaatggacatacacaaagtggaaaagtgtgctgtggtctgatgagtccacattcaaattgtttttggaatcatggacgtcgtgtcctctggacaaaagaggaaaaagaccatccagattgttaccagcacaaagttcaaaagccagcatctgtgatggtatgggggtgtgttagtgcccatggcatggacaacttacacatctgtgatggtatgggggtgtgttagtgcccatggcatggacaacttacacatctgtgatggtatgggggtgtgttagtgcccatggcatggacatcttacacatctgtgatggcaccatcaatgctgaaaggtccatccaggttttggatcaacacatgctgccatccaagcaacgtctttttcagggacgtccctgcttatttcagcaagacaatgccaagccacattctgcacgtgttacaacagcgtggcttcatagtaaaagagtgcaggtactagactggcctgccctgcagtccagacctgtcgcccattgaaaatgtgtgggacattatgaagcgcaaaatacgacaacagagaccccggactgttgaacaactgaagtcgtacatcaagcaagaatgggaaagaattccacctacaaagcttcaacaattagtgtcctcagttcccaaacgcttattgagtgttgttagaaggaaaggtgatgtaacacagtgggaaacataccactgtcccagctttttagaaacatgttgcaggcatccatttcaaaatgagcaaatatttgcacaaaaacaataaagttgatcagtatatatatattatatatatggttGGTTGGCTGGTGGTGGTTACTTTAGAGCGGTGGGCAGGACCAGTTTTGTGCCATGCAGGACCGAGGCAGAgcctggtgtggtggatgtggtgacctgGGCTGCCATGTATCATCAGTGCATTCCTGTCTTCATAAGAGAAACCACTTCATCCTCATTAATACGCAAATGTATGCACTGAACCCCACCAAAATCCAATTAGCTCACCCGCTGGCCAGAGTGCAGCTGAGTTGTAAAGGTgcatgcatgactttgatccacacACTGGCACCCactctgctgtgcaggagagtaaactcatttcaaactgttgtaaactgtgtgcggctttgtgcatgtgcgcaaagaaaatttgaaatgttcaacatctccatcacacattaattaaGTGAACATCAAGTGActgattgcgtcagtgcaccgcatcacagcacagctcatctgatggattataacaagatgttaaatctgtcatgaaTGGCTTTTACAGCagtcacaagaaggaaagaacatgcaactgttttaccaagttatTACAATATACACATGACAactacctttttagatggttccaaatgcgttctccacctcattaaccacgcgagagagagagagagagagagaaataaaaacaggCAGCTGGAACAGCCCTCTGTGTTTTTAACAGCCAACTCGGAGagtaaatgattaatccgctatgaaataattattttatatatgcagcatccggAGCACAACATGTGGCATCCAGTGGAAAagttgtcagggcaccttaagtctGAGTTGTTAGCTAGTTATTGTTCCACGCACAGACGATGTTACACACCACAAGAAGTACTCATGGACAGGAGGCGGAGTCAACAACAGCAAATTCAAAGATGGTACTGATGGTTTTGGGGACAAACGTACCTTCACTCTGTAGTCTTCAATGTCTGTTACTGTGGCAGCACGGACCAGCATGGGATTCCTCTTGTCCACCGCTTCCAGTTTCTGGTTGACCTGAAAACCATGAGGAGCTCTCTGATTGGACAGAAGAACAGAGACACCTGTCAGTCAGCAGCAGACAGCTGTCAATCATTCCTCTTGTGCAACCTCATCTACCTCCTGCTTTCCTTCTCTACCTACTTAGTTGTATGTGATCGACAGAGTTTAAATtaagaggtcagaggtcatcgTACCAGCTTGAAGGATGAACTGGGAGCAGTGACAGAACCAGTTTCCTGCAGATACTCCGCCCACACAAAGTTCTCTGGGTGATAACCTGATGCAGAAGGACGAAAATCAGAgcttgtgagtgcgtgtgtgtgtattgtggtgCACATGCAAAACGCTGTTCAAACACAAATTCACCAAGTCAGATCGCCACCTGTGGTTACAATGTGGTGTCCAGCTCTATATGTTAAAACCTGTTTCACATGTGTATGCGAATTCTCTGCATTATACATGTTAATAAGCCAGGACACATTCATCCCTGCCCACACGGCTGCAGCTGCCCCAGTCCGCGCCATCTACACATCTGCACCACCCCTGGAGGAGGCAGCCCTCATGGCGACAGCACCTATCTCACCCCGGCAGTGCTCTCAATATGGCATTTGCTTCTACCACGCTACATTTGGGGCCAAAGCCAGGCACTGCCACTCACGCTGCACCTTCAAGAGCCAGGAAAACGCCagggccggtgtcgcagaccgaacagtccccccctaaaaatcggtccgccctgccttcactgtgcatgtgtcatttggtcATTCACCATGCCAGCATCCCATGGGCATTGCCCCTTCACATGGTGCCCAAGCCAACAGCGGATGGAGGCCTTACAGCAATAACTGGCAACTTAATGGCACCACGGCACCGGACTACTACCTGGTGCCCACATCTAGGACTTTTCTGCACACCTGGGGGGCACGATCATCTTATTGAAGGTGGACCTTGTCCGCAGATACTACCAAGTGCCAGTCCACGCACGGGACATCCCCAAAATGCAAGTGATCACCCCTTTTGGACTGTTCAAGTTTCTGAAAATGCCgttcagcaaaaaaaataaataaataccgccTAGTCCTTCCAGTGCTTCATGGACTCCGTGATGCAAAACCTACCATTCCTGTTTGTCTACCTGATTGACATCCTTGTGTCCAGCTCCTCCCAAAAGGAACACTTGTCTCACCTGTGGATACTTTTTGAACACCTCAACCTGCATGGACTGATCATCAACCCTGGTAAGTGCCAGTTTGGGTTGGCCGTCATAAATTTTTTGGGACACGGAGTGACCAAGGCTGTGCCACTCCAATCTAAGGTGGAAGCAGTTCTGACCGTCCCACAACCGACCACAGTATGAGCCCTGCAGGAGATCCTGGGAATGATAAATTTCATCACCGCTTCATTCCCAAAGCTGGCGCAAGTATGCGCCCCCTATATGAGGCCCTAAAAGGGAAACATACAATGGACTGGTCAGCAGAGAGGGAAGCAGCATTCTCAGACGCCAAGGCCACCTTGGCTTCTGCAATGATGCTGGCTAGTCCATCACCAAATGCCCCCACAACCATCAGCATGGATGCATTGGATTATGCTGTGGGCAAGGTGCATGAACAGTGGGTAAATGGGGCCTGGCAGCCGCTCGCTTTCTTCAGTAGGCAGTTACACCCCAGTGAGGGCAAATACAGTACATATAACCGGGAGCTGCTGGCCCTTCATCTCACCATTCGACACTTCCACACATTGCTGGAGACCAGGCGGTTTCCTGCTTTCATCGACCACAAACCCAATGACTTTTGCCAAGTGCTGGAACCCCGGTCTGCCCGCCAGCAATGGCAGCTCGTCTACACCTTGGAGTTCACCACAAGCATACAGC comes from the Thalassophryne amazonica unplaced genomic scaffold, fThaAma1.1, whole genome shotgun sequence genome and includes:
- the LOC117506261 gene encoding lethal(3)malignant brain tumor-like protein 1, producing MHFDWQQYLQSAGSQAAPWSLFRTSSTAGCAFAMGMKLEAVDRKNPSLVCVASVTDVIEERFLVHFDNWDDTYDYWCDDSSPCIHPVGWCEEQGKPLTSPKGYHPENFVWAEYLQETGSVTAPSSSFKLRAPHGFQVNQKLEAVDKRNPMLVRAATVTDIEDYRVKVRLSPKPSVPSLNLLLLTPPPVHEYFLWCVTSSVRGTITS